The following proteins come from a genomic window of Hydrogenispora ethanolica:
- a CDS encoding GNAT family N-acetyltransferase: protein MMVTRIATGRLILIPFTRRLASSLLDGNSEELLKLALNVHDAWPDTETLETLPKIIKNLEAVPEPTGFESWIIVKREGMIGIGDAGFKGLPNAAGEVDIGYSIIAPEWRKGYGYEAARALLDWAFTQPGVRAVTAECLTDNRGSARILEKLGMSQLGREDGMIHWRVGKPGY from the coding sequence ATGATGGTTACTCGAATCGCGACCGGACGCCTGATACTCATCCCATTCACCCGCCGGCTCGCCAGTTCCTTGTTGGACGGGAATTCCGAAGAATTGCTCAAGCTCGCTCTGAATGTCCATGACGCTTGGCCGGATACCGAAACCCTGGAAACTTTGCCGAAGATTATCAAGAATTTAGAAGCCGTCCCGGAGCCGACCGGGTTCGAATCTTGGATCATTGTCAAACGGGAAGGCATGATCGGGATCGGTGACGCCGGATTCAAGGGCTTGCCGAATGCCGCCGGGGAAGTGGATATCGGTTATTCGATTATTGCGCCGGAATGGCGGAAAGGCTACGGGTATGAGGCCGCTCGGGCCTTGCTGGACTGGGCTTTCACTCAGCCGGGCGTCCGGGCGGTGACCGCCGAGTGTCTGACCGATAACCGGGGCTCAGCGCGGATCCTGGAGAAACTGGGGATGAGCCAGTTGGGCCGGGAGGACGGCATGATTCACTGGCGGGTGGGGAAACCCGGTTATTAA
- a CDS encoding cysteine hydrolase family protein, giving the protein MNQNQQFQEPELLAMARRAYESNPLWDVSKEDCALLVIDMQDEFVKPHWTPYWVPEATRQVARIKSVIEHFRANKLPVIYTVFSKTHQYLDRPKTGPFMSNRYPHLTVDQSDYFVKGEVYEELRPLPEEIVIHKPSYGAFFDTPLETILKNLGVTTVVICGTLTNYCCGTTARQAYERSYRVIFGSDITATDDPELQEAELKVLRKGFAMVLSAAEILHRLR; this is encoded by the coding sequence ATGAACCAGAACCAGCAATTTCAAGAACCGGAATTATTAGCGATGGCCCGCAGGGCTTACGAGAGCAATCCTTTATGGGATGTTTCCAAAGAGGATTGCGCCCTGCTGGTCATCGACATGCAGGACGAGTTCGTCAAACCCCATTGGACGCCTTACTGGGTTCCCGAGGCGACCCGGCAGGTGGCCCGGATCAAGAGCGTGATCGAGCATTTTCGCGCCAACAAGTTGCCCGTTATTTATACGGTCTTCTCCAAGACTCATCAATACCTGGACCGCCCGAAGACCGGCCCATTCATGTCCAACCGCTACCCGCATTTAACGGTCGATCAATCGGATTACTTTGTCAAAGGGGAGGTTTATGAAGAACTGCGGCCGTTGCCCGAAGAGATCGTGATTCATAAGCCCTCCTACGGCGCATTTTTTGATACGCCGCTGGAGACCATCCTAAAAAATCTCGGTGTGACGACGGTGGTAATCTGCGGCACCCTCACCAATTACTGCTGCGGAACCACGGCCCGGCAGGCTTATGAACGGAGTTACCGGGTGATCTTCGGCAGCGACATCACCGCTACTGACGATCCGGAACTGCAGGAGGCTGAGCTGAAGGTGCTGCGGAAAGGTTTCGCCATGGTCTTGTCAGCCGCGGAGATCCTCCATCGTTTGAGGTAA
- a CDS encoding P-II family nitrogen regulator produces MKHIVAIIRPEKLDEVRHALEKVGYSGLMISEIEGHGKQKGIVQQWRGERYKVDLISKIKLEVVVKDEEAETIKKTIIENARTGEIGDGKIFISHIDEVVRIRTGETGEIAL; encoded by the coding sequence ATGAAACATATTGTTGCAATCATTCGGCCCGAAAAATTGGATGAGGTTCGGCACGCTTTGGAAAAGGTGGGTTATTCCGGCCTGATGATCTCCGAAATCGAAGGGCACGGCAAGCAAAAAGGGATCGTCCAGCAATGGCGCGGTGAACGCTATAAAGTCGATCTCATCTCCAAAATTAAGTTGGAAGTGGTGGTCAAGGACGAGGAAGCCGAGACCATCAAAAAGACGATTATTGAAAACGCTCGCACCGGCGAGATTGGCGACGGCAAAATCTTCATCTCTCATATAGATGAAGTCGTCAGGATCCGAACCGGAGAAACGGGAGAGATCGCGCTGTAA
- a CDS encoding ammonium transporter, with protein METKVILDTLWVLITAMLVFFMNLGFAMVESGFNRAKNCVNILSKNFIVFAVSSLGFLVLGWGLMFGDGSPFIGLKGLFFLNGADNSPAVGDAYKGVYSAISWTGVPLLAKFFFQLVFCGTAATIVSGAVAERIKYKSFIFFSFILAVFIYPIVGHWIWGGGWLSQLGMFDFAGSTVVHSVGGWAALAGIIVLGPRFGKYTKDGKINPIVGHNMSIATIGVFVLWLGWFGFNPGSTMAADPMAISHVLMTTNTAAIAATLSSTIISWIILGKPDLGMTLNGCLAGLVAVTAPCAFVSVGSSLIIGAIGGILVVLAVIGFDRIKIDDPVGALSVHLVNGVFGTLAVGLFAQDKITGVATGNGLFFGGGVKLLSAQVIGILVPGVFVFGLSFLVWSLIKATVGIRVSLQEEIEGLDIGEHGNSAYPEFLTRKPIYSLGVVAEAATPVKVQQSLTQEAR; from the coding sequence ATGGAAACGAAAGTGATTCTGGATACTCTTTGGGTTTTAATAACCGCAATGCTGGTGTTCTTCATGAATCTGGGCTTTGCGATGGTCGAATCGGGGTTTAACCGCGCGAAGAACTGCGTGAACATCCTTTCGAAAAACTTTATTGTTTTTGCCGTATCCTCATTGGGCTTTTTAGTTCTGGGGTGGGGACTGATGTTCGGCGATGGCAGTCCGTTCATCGGCCTCAAGGGCCTCTTCTTCCTGAACGGGGCCGACAACTCTCCTGCGGTCGGCGATGCCTATAAAGGGGTTTACTCGGCCATCTCCTGGACCGGAGTGCCGTTGTTGGCCAAATTCTTCTTTCAGCTAGTTTTTTGCGGCACTGCCGCCACGATTGTTTCCGGAGCGGTTGCCGAGCGGATCAAATATAAGTCTTTTATCTTCTTCTCATTTATCTTAGCGGTGTTTATCTACCCGATCGTGGGACACTGGATCTGGGGCGGCGGCTGGTTGTCACAATTGGGCATGTTCGACTTCGCCGGTTCCACCGTAGTGCATTCGGTGGGCGGCTGGGCGGCTTTGGCTGGCATCATAGTGCTGGGTCCCCGTTTTGGCAAGTACACGAAAGACGGCAAGATCAATCCAATCGTCGGTCACAATATGAGTATTGCCACTATCGGCGTCTTCGTCCTATGGCTCGGCTGGTTCGGGTTTAATCCCGGCTCGACCATGGCCGCCGACCCGATGGCAATCTCCCACGTATTGATGACGACCAATACGGCGGCAATTGCAGCCACGTTGAGCTCAACGATTATTTCCTGGATCATCTTGGGTAAACCGGACCTGGGGATGACTTTGAATGGTTGTTTGGCCGGTTTGGTTGCGGTTACCGCGCCGTGCGCCTTTGTCAGCGTAGGCAGTTCATTGATAATTGGGGCAATTGGCGGAATCTTGGTGGTGTTGGCCGTGATAGGCTTTGACCGCATTAAAATTGATGACCCGGTGGGGGCGCTTTCGGTCCATTTGGTCAATGGAGTTTTCGGTACGTTGGCGGTTGGACTCTTCGCCCAGGATAAAATTACCGGTGTAGCCACCGGCAACGGGCTCTTTTTTGGCGGCGGGGTGAAGCTGTTGAGCGCTCAAGTCATCGGGATATTGGTGCCGGGGGTGTTCGTGTTTGGGCTTTCTTTCCTGGTCTGGTCATTGATTAAGGCAACTGTCGGAATTCGGGTTTCGCTCCAGGAAGAGATCGAAGGACTGGACATTGGCGAGCATGGCAATTCGGCGTATCCGGAATTCCTGACTCGCAAGCCCATCTATTCGTTGGGCGTTGTTGCGGAAGCCGCGACACCGGTGAAGGTCCAACAATCATTGACTCAGGAGGCGAGATAG
- a CDS encoding tRNA1(Val) (adenine(37)-N6)-methyltransferase gives MPNSEPPLLPGERIDRLGHRGLSIIQNPVKFKFTMDAFLLTAFVRPRPGDRLLDLGTGGGVLPLLLAEEAGPASIVGLEIQEELADMARRSVALNGLEARITIVPGDLRQPPALLAPNSFDYLIANPPYFPVQRGVLSENRALAQAKFELTCTLEDLLQAAVRLIKGNGRLALIYPSERLAELLVGLERVHLTPKRLCLIHSRAEAPSNLALIEARPGAKTGLAVLPPIVIYDQTGAYTESMNQIFLGKKI, from the coding sequence ATGCCTAACTCCGAACCCCCTTTGTTACCGGGCGAGCGCATCGACCGCCTGGGGCACCGGGGACTTTCGATCATTCAAAACCCGGTGAAATTCAAGTTTACGATGGACGCCTTTCTGCTGACGGCTTTCGTCCGCCCCCGGCCCGGCGACCGGCTGCTCGATCTGGGCACCGGCGGCGGAGTATTGCCCCTTTTGCTGGCGGAAGAAGCGGGCCCCGCCAGCATCGTCGGTCTGGAGATCCAGGAAGAACTGGCGGACATGGCCCGCCGGAGCGTGGCCTTGAACGGGCTGGAGGCCCGGATCACCATCGTCCCGGGCGACTTGCGCCAGCCTCCGGCGCTGCTGGCGCCGAACTCCTTTGATTACCTGATCGCCAATCCGCCCTATTTCCCGGTGCAACGCGGCGTTCTTTCGGAGAACCGGGCGCTGGCCCAAGCGAAATTTGAGCTGACTTGCACGTTGGAGGATCTCCTGCAAGCCGCCGTCCGGCTGATCAAGGGCAATGGGCGCCTGGCCTTGATTTACCCCAGTGAGCGCCTGGCCGAACTGTTGGTTGGCCTTGAGCGCGTCCATCTGACTCCCAAAAGGCTCTGCCTGATTCACAGCCGGGCCGAGGCGCCGAGCAACCTGGCGCTGATCGAGGCCCGGCCGGGCGCCAAGACCGGTTTGGCCGTTCTGCCGCCGATCGTTATCTACGATCAGACGGGCGCTTACACCGAATCGATGAATCAAATCTTCCTCGGCAAGAAAATCTAA